The Cellulophaga sp. L1A9 genome window below encodes:
- a CDS encoding family 43 glycosylhydrolase gives MKTKIFLVVISLVSFVKIEAQNRRSNPIISHMFTADPSAHVWQDGRLYVYPSSDVAPPKGYKTMDGYHVFSTDDMITWKDHGQILHSSQVEWGRKEGGFMWAPDAAYKNGIYYYYFPHRSGQGRDTWKIGVATSKSPNSGFKEQGYIKGLKSLIDPCVFTDDDGQSYLFIGGEGDPTGYKLKENMMEIDGEPHSIEGLDGFREGLWMFKRKGKYYIIYPDDFPKRNKMRYAISDNPYGPFECKGVFVDSTDVITMHGSVVEFKGQWYVFYHNGNLSGGIATNRSICFDPIYFNEDGTIQMVKQTLGVQLPTFHKDINFNGMMGSLSVGNYNQADLEKQGIQPNEISSLEIPKGYVVEGFKRDNFKGRSWSFGEDRIDLNVIDCNDMISSLKISKTEVENLIKNPSFELATQDQLKYWVTRSPKFYHQYLDQTAKGYYALKFNGKGDAKELIQNVELKANTNYELSVQLKIDAKAKGKVIFDTNGSFDESCKFELDATIKAGEWVEFKGVFNSGAISKLQLRCSTSTEFNGIGYWDNVVLKEK, from the coding sequence ATGAAAACAAAAATATTTTTAGTCGTTATATCTCTAGTTTCATTTGTAAAAATTGAAGCACAAAATCGCCGTTCAAACCCTATAATAAGCCACATGTTTACTGCAGACCCTTCCGCACATGTTTGGCAGGATGGCCGCTTGTATGTGTATCCATCTTCAGATGTGGCACCTCCCAAAGGATATAAAACTATGGATGGTTATCATGTTTTTTCTACTGATGACATGATTACTTGGAAAGATCATGGACAAATACTTCATTCCAGTCAAGTAGAATGGGGGCGTAAAGAAGGAGGATTTATGTGGGCACCAGATGCTGCCTATAAAAACGGAATATATTACTATTATTTTCCGCATAGATCAGGACAAGGTAGAGATACTTGGAAAATTGGTGTTGCAACCAGTAAAAGTCCTAATTCAGGTTTCAAAGAACAAGGTTATATAAAAGGTTTGAAGTCGTTAATAGACCCTTGTGTTTTTACTGATGATGACGGTCAGTCTTATCTGTTTATAGGTGGTGAAGGAGATCCAACAGGTTATAAACTGAAAGAAAATATGATGGAGATTGATGGAGAACCACATTCAATAGAAGGTTTAGATGGTTTTAGAGAAGGTTTATGGATGTTTAAACGTAAGGGAAAATATTACATCATTTATCCTGACGATTTTCCAAAACGTAATAAAATGCGATATGCCATAAGTGATAATCCTTATGGACCTTTTGAATGCAAAGGAGTATTTGTAGATAGTACAGATGTTATTACTATGCATGGTTCTGTTGTAGAATTTAAAGGACAATGGTATGTGTTTTATCACAATGGAAATTTATCAGGAGGTATTGCAACAAATCGTTCTATTTGTTTTGATCCTATTTATTTTAACGAAGATGGTACCATTCAAATGGTAAAACAAACCCTTGGTGTACAATTACCTACTTTTCATAAGGATATTAATTTTAATGGTATGATGGGTAGTTTGTCTGTAGGGAATTATAATCAAGCTGATTTGGAAAAACAAGGCATTCAACCAAATGAAATATCATCTTTAGAAATTCCAAAAGGTTATGTTGTGGAAGGTTTTAAAAGGGACAATTTTAAAGGTAGATCTTGGAGTTTTGGTGAAGATAGAATTGATTTAAATGTTATTGACTGTAATGATATGATTTCGTCTTTAAAAATTTCCAAAACGGAAGTTGAGAATCTTATAAAAAACCCATCTTTCGAACTCGCTACACAAGATCAACTAAAATATTGGGTCACCCGTTCACCTAAATTTTATCATCAATATTTGGATCAGACTGCAAAAGGGTATTATGCCTTAAAATTTAACGGAAAAGGAGATGCCAAGGAACTAATTCAAAATGTTGAACTTAAAGCTAATACCAATTACGAGTTGAGTGTTCAACTTAAAATTGATGCAAAGGCTAAAGGAAAAGTGATTTTTGATACCAATGGGAGCTTTGATGAGAGCTGCAAATTTGAGCTTGATGCAACTATAAAAGCAGGTGAATGGGTCGAGTTTAAGGGTGTTTTTAATAGTGGAGCTATTTCCAAATTACAGTTGCGTTGTTCGACTTCTACAGAATTTAATGGAATTGGATATTGGGATAATGTCGTGTTAAAAGAAAAATAA